A genome region from Brassica oleracea var. oleracea cultivar TO1000 chromosome C2, BOL, whole genome shotgun sequence includes the following:
- the LOC106320792 gene encoding glycosyltransferase family protein 64 C3 has product MGVKEKVATSTSNGFFSIWFLMFLVLSVTPLVFSRTLPEDPDPCDAMKLRDFEKLRSDQIAVLINGYSESRIPLLQSIVAAYSGSSIVSSILVLWGNPTTPAQLLDHLYHNLTRYSLGTASISLIQQSSSSLNARFLPRPSVDTRAVLICDDDVEVDNKSLEFAFSVWKSNPDRLVGMFVRSHGFDLQGKDWIYTVHPDKYSIVLTKFMMMKQDYLFDYSCNGGVEMEEMRGIVDTMRNCEDILMNFVAADKFRAGPVMVGAERVRDWGDARNEEEQEQVENGVREAGLSSRRVEHRKRRGKCIREFHRVMGKMPLLYSYGKVVNSVGEQGLCRKSGKLVFCDRD; this is encoded by the coding sequence ATGGGAGTCAAAGAAAAGGTTGCTACTAGTACTAGCAATGGCTTCTTCTCCATCTGGTTTCTTATGTTCCTTGTGCTCTCTGTTACGCCACTCGTGTTTTCGCGCACGCTCCCCGAGGATCCGGATCCGTGTGATGCAATGAAACTGAGAGACTTTGAGAAACTCAGATCGGATCAGATCGCCGTCCTAATCAACGGTTACTCTGAGTCCCGTATTCCTCTTCTGCAATCCATCGTAGCCGCGTATTCAGGATCCTCAATCGTCTCATCAATCTTAGTCCTCTGGGGAAACCCTACCACACCTGCTCAGCTACTTGACCACTTATACCACAATCTGACCCGTTACTCGCTTGGCACCGCTTCCATCTCTCTGATCCAGCAATCGTCTAGCAGCCTCAATGCCAGGTTCCTCCCTCGCCCTTCCGTAGACACTCGTGCTGTTTTGATATGCGATGATGACGTGGAGGTGGACAACAAGTCGCTGGAGTTCGCGTTTTCCGTGTGGAAGTCGAACCCTGATCGTCTTGTAGGAATGTTTGTGAGATCGCACGGTTTTGACTTGCAGGGGAAAGACTGGATCTACACTGTTCACCCGGATAAGTACTCCATCGTCCTCACCAAGTTCATGATGATGAAACAAGATTATCTCTTCGACTATAGCTGCAATGGAGGTGTGGAGATGGAGGAGATGAGGGGGATTGTGGACACGATGCGTAACTGCGAGGATATACTGATGAATTTTGTAGCTGCGGACAAGTTTAGAGCAGGTCCAGTCATGGTGGGAGCAGAGAGAGTTAGGGATTGGGGAGATGCGCGTAACGAAGAAGAACAAGAGCAAGTGGAAAATGGGGTGAGAGAAGCTGGGTTGAGCAGTAGAAGAGTGGAACACAGGAAGAGAAGAGGCAAGTGCATTAGGGAGTTTCACAGAGTTATGGGGAAGATGCCGTTGCTGTATAGTTATGGTAAGGTTGTTAACTCTGTTGGGGAACAAGGGCTGTGTCGTAAATCTGGAAAGCTTGTCTTTTGTGACCGAGATTGA
- the LOC106327833 gene encoding gamma-tubulin complex component 5-like: MTVEIKIIGSGRKPTIMESLVRVDRARLETTLTPGAMCSRRVWSHSTPSVTVTELDLVRGVLQAMQGLSSPVIVWDQTRQSFLARANEIRVSHLSRASLHALLAPFLYAATCLKLVESILAGISNNSPPTLMAFSNSASAWLQKLRDISLNEEVKINDSSLTATPTLLGLTSSLSSLCSGAEYLLQVVRGAIPHAYFDPSYTISTAEVAVHVLDFLYIKLDQVCLVQGGEVEGFHMLLQIFAGTLLPYIEGLDSWLFEGTLDDPFGELFFTANQSVSVNDAEFWEKSYMLMKVPGPKSSEKKGLSGTDSSSVSDKEQNNRVLCPLFLKDISKSIVSAGKSLQLMQRIPSTSSEIQCHGRNCVGNSTLPAKYNNSRSTADLSLSEIFCLTLAGLIGHGDHVSRYLWKDEADEWEISPTLASYIGVELGSDMVDKDLPVLTGSERMWYKLLVGAVQEKRAMEAKSEHQNACYFTGVKEGKNSLTVKKALQGLFCHENPVVSVSKMDLERNENAWDVLNLSHNYCLPALNDESLLSAVFEGSGVADAGLGGTNYKFGFQFGRSEYLSSQDDTDVLETLFPFPTLLPSFQPKLHMSEFLPFQKNSTLLSKVLSWMLKAEPRDAPLPVVIMQECFTIYIRRQVDYIGKMILSKLMNDWKLMHELAVLRAIYLLGSGDLLQHFLTVIFNKLGKGELTNDDFELNIILQESIRNSADAMLLNSPDSLVVSISREGCLDKDKDDKGDVVPLSSTRKNRVNNFGIDCLESLKFTYKVPWPLELIANSEAIKKYNQVMGFLLKVKRAKYVLDKARRWMWKGKGSATKIRKHHWLLEQKLLNFVDAFHQYVMDRVYHTAWRELCEAMVKAGSLDEVIYVHETYLLSIQRQCFVVQEKLWAIIASRINMILGLALEFYSIQQTLSSGGAVSAAIKARCEMEIDRIEKQFEDCIAFLLRVLSSKLNVGHFPHLADLVTRINYNYHYMSDTGSLMTVSGAETSSSRT, encoded by the exons ATGACTGTGGAAATCAAAATTATAGGTAGCGGAAGGAAACCAACAATTATGGAGTCGTTGGTTCGAGTTGATCGGGCTCGCTTAGAAACAACCCTAACTCCGGGGGCGATGTGCAGTCGCAGAGTTTGGTCACACTCCACTCCCTCAGTGACCGTCACTGAACTGGATCTG GTGAGAGGTGTCTTACAAGCTATGCAAGGCCTGTCTAGCCCCGTCATTGTCTGGGACCAAACTAGACAGTCTTTCCTCGCTAGAGCCAACGAGATTCGCGTCTCTCATTTGTCACGGGCAAGCCTTCATGCCCTTCTCGCTCCTTTTTTGTATGCCGCAACATGTTTGAAGCTCGTCGAGTCTATCCTCGCTGGAATTAGCAATAACTCTCCTCCTACCTTAATGGCATTTTCTAACTCTGCCTCTGCCTGGCTCCAG AAACTCAGAGACATTTCTTTGAACGAGGAAGTGAAGATCAACGACTCTAGTCTTACTGCCACTCCAACCCTCTTGGGATTAACTAGTTCTTTATCTAG TCTGTGTTCAGGTGCTGAATACCTTTTGCAAGTTGTGCGAGGTGCCATCCCTCATGCGTATTTTGATCCAAGTTATACTATTTCCACTGCTGAAGTTGCTGTCCACGTTCTTGATTTCCTTTACATTAAGTTGGATCAAGTATGCCTTGTCCAAGGTGGTGAG GTGGAAGGATTTCACATGCTGCTGCAAATCTTCGCTGGAACTTTATTGCCTTATATAGAGGGTTTGGATTCATGGTTGTTTGAGGGAACTCTTGATGATCCTTTTGGAGAG TTGTTTTTTACAGCCAATCAATCCGTCTCTGTCAACGATGCAGAGTTTTGGGAGAAAAGTTATATGTTAATGAAGGTGCCGGGCCCAAAGTCAAGTGAAAAGAAAGGACTGAGTGGAACTGACTCCAGTTCAGTTTCTGACAAAGAGCAGAACAATCGGGTGCTATGCCCATTATTCTTAAAAGACATCTCTAAATCGATTGTTTCTGCTGGGAAGTCATTGCAGCTGATGCAGCGTATTCCTTCCACGTCTTCAGAGATTCAGTGCCATGGGAGAAATTGTGTTGGGAATTCTACACTACCGGCGAAATACAACAATAGTAGGAGCACTGCAGACTTATCCTTGTCTGAAATCTTTTGTCTAACGCTTGCTGGCCTTATAGGCCATGGTGATCACGTCTCTAGATATCTGTGGAAAGATGAGGCGGATGAGTGGGAGATTTCTCCAACTTTAGCATCATATATAGGTGTAGAGCTGGGGAGTGACATGGTTGACAAAGATCTTCCAGTTCTCACGGGCTCAGAGCGAATGTGGTATAAGTTGTTGGTCGGTGCGGTGCAAGAGAAAAGAGCTATGGAGGCCAAATCAGAACACCAGAATGCATGTTATTTTACTGGTGTGAAGGAGGGAAAAAATAGCCTCACTGTCAAAAAGGCATTGCAGGGTTTATTTTGTCATGAAAACCCTGTTGTTTCAGTATCGAAAATGGATCTTGAGAGGAATGAAAATGCTTGGGATGTCTTGAACTTATCACATAACTACTGTCTACCCGCTCTAAATGATGAAAGTTTGTTGAGTGCTGTTTTTGAGGGATCTGGCGTGGCAGATGCTGGATTGGGCGGCACAAACTACAAATTTGGATTCCAATTTGGTAGATCTGAATATCTTTCTTCTCAGGATGACACCGACGTTCTTGAAACGTTGTTTCCCTTTCCCACTTTGCTTCCGTCATTCCAG CCGAAGCTCCATATGTCAGAGTTCCTACCTTTCCAAAAGAATAGTACACTTCTTTCAAAAGTTCTCAGCTGGATGCTGAAGGCAGAGCCAAGGGATGCTCCGCTTCCTGTTGTAATAATGCAAGAATGCTTCACAATCTACATCAGGAGGCAG GTGGACTATATTGGCAAAATGATTTTGTCAAAACTAATGAATGATTGGAAATTGATGCACGAACTTGCAGTGTTGCGTGCCATTTACTTGTTAGGTTCAG GGGACCTTCTGCAGCATTTTCTGACTGTCATATTCAACAAGTTGGGCAAGGGAGAGTTAACAAATGATGATTTTGAGTTGAACATAATCCTTCAG GAATCAATTAGAAATTCAGCTGATGCCATGCTGTTAAACAGTCCTGATTCGTTGGTGGTATCTATTTCCAGAGAAGGTTGTTTAGACAAAGACAAAGATGACAAGGGTGATGTAGTACCCCTTTCTTCCACTCGTAAAAACCGTGTTAACAACTTTGGGATAGACTGCCTCGAGTCTCTCAAATTCACATACAAG GTGCCATGGCCGCTTGAGCTTATTGCCAATAGTGAGGCCATTAAGAAGTATAACCAG GTGATGGGATTTTTGCTGAAGGTCAAACGAGCAAAATATGTGCTTGATAAAGCACGACGGTGGATGTGGAAG GGTAAAGGCTCTGCAACAAAAATCCGTAAGCACCACTGGTTACTGGAACAAAAGCTACTCAATTTTGTGGATGCTTTTCATCAATACGTAATGGACAGG GTATATCACACAGCATGGCGCGAACTGTGCGAAGCAATGGTAAAAGCAGGGTCTCTAGACGAGGTCATATATGTACATGAGACCTACTTGTTATCGATTCAGAGGCAATGCTTTGTGGTTCAAGAAAAGCTG TGGGCAATCATCGCAAGTCGGATCAACATGATTCTCGGATTAGCTCTGGAGTTCTACTCGATACAACAGACACTGAGCAGCGGTGGAGCAGTCTCAGCAGCGATCAAGGCTAGATGCGAAATGGAAATAGACCGCATTGAGAAACAATTTGAAGACTGCATAGCTTTCCTCCTTAGA GTACTGTCTTCGAAGCTGAATGTGGGACACTTTCCTCATTTGGCTGATTTAGTGACCAGAATCAATTACAATTATCACTATATGTCCGACACTGGAAGCTTGATGACTGTTTCTGGAGCAGAGACCAGCTCATCTAGAACATGA
- the LOC106327793 gene encoding uncharacterized protein LOC106327793, whose protein sequence is MGKVVEKLGRCLKTVFFMVAMLVSLLVSSLPVLVAIGDVLVPTFLLSSFTCLTCYSFKEHLSRYSFKSSLTDIPLVSLVRSFLVICVYSLSDGAALSHGPYLGTVSLCSVVSIVLLSVKACIFTANSQLNAEASISPSRQRLHLKKSWGMPVLFLSSVVFALGHTVVAYRTSCRARRKLLFHRAVDPEAVLSCKSVFSSYQKVPRSPIPLVRKVSKTDGEVRRKLTSSTSHDGELPVRVLADLDSLFVTVTGLSVHYKICTPASPRQSSVSSTLPTEANSMLNVPEAMAGRLKLDRKLLSMVTRNKLNHHHHKSCSSLFNNNFSSSLHDPLLEGSPTSPLLFKDTQEEEDVMNASSCGGVMEQQDLSDGSFGVVLVHGFGGGVFSWRNVMGSIAHQLGCVVTAFDRPGWGLTARPHVKDLEERELPNPYTLESQVDMLVAFCHEMGFASVVLVGHDDGGLIALKAAQRLAASNDDATIKVKGVVLLNVSLTREVVPAFARILLHTSLGKKHLVRPLLRTEIAQVVNRRAWYDPAKMTSDVLKLYKAPLHVEGWDEALHEIGRLSSEMVLSTQNAQSLLKAVESLPVLVVAGAEDALVPLKSSQVMASKLFNSRLVAISGCGHLPHEECPKALLAAMTPFISRLVLSD, encoded by the exons ATGGGGAAGGTCGTAGAGAAATTGGGAAGATGCTTAAAGACGGTGTTTTTCATGGTTGCCATGTTGGTTTCCCTCTTAGTCTCCTCCTTGCCTGTGCTCGTAGCCATCGGCGACGTCTTGGTCCCAACCTTTTTGCTTTCCAGCTTTACTTGTTTGACGTGTTACAGCTTCAAGGAGCATTTGAGCAGATACAGCTTCAAGAGCTCTTTGACTGATATTCCTCTCGTCTCCCTCGTCAGATCTTTCCTCGTCATCT GTGTATATTCACTCTCCGATGGGGCTGCACTCTCTCACGGACCTTACCTCGGAACTGTGTCCTTGTGTTCCGTTGTTTCCATTGTTCTTCTTTCGGTCAAAGCTTGCATTTTCACTGCTAACTCTCAGCTCAACGCTGAAGCATCGATCTCTCCGTCAAGGCAACGACTTCACCTCAAGAAGTCTTGGGGAATGCCAGTTTTGTTCCTTTCTTCTGTGGTTTTCGCTCTTGGTCACACCGTTGTTGCTTATAGAACTAGCTGCCGAGCTCGGAGGAAACTCTTGTTCCACAGAGCGGTCGACCCTGAAGCT GTTCTTTCGTGTAAAAGTGTCTTCTCCAGTTACCAGAAAGTCCCACGTTCTCCCATTCCTTTGGTGCGGAAGGTCTCCAAGACTGATGGCGAGGTCAGACGGAAGCTTACTTCATCTACATCACATGATGGAGAGCTTCCAGTGAGAGTGCTTGCTGATCTTGACAGCTTGTTCGTTACAGTCACGGGACTCTCAGTGCATTACAAGATTTGCACACCTGCCTCTCCTCGGCAGTCGTCTGTCTCCTCAACTCTCCCTACTGAAGCTAATTCTATGCTCAATGTGCCAGAGGCAATGGCTGGAAGGTTGAAGCTTGACAGGAAACTATTGAGCATGGTCACTAGAAACAAGCTCAATCATCATCACCATAAAAGCTGCAGCAGCCTCTTCAACAACAATTTTTCTTCTTCCTTGCACGATCCTCTCCTAGAGGGTTCTCCTACTTCTCCTCTTCTTTTCAAAGATACTCAGGAAGAAGAGGATGTCATGAATGCGTCCAGTTGTGGTGGTGTCATGGAGCAGCAAGATCTCTCAGATGGAAGCTTTGGTGTAGTGCTGGTACATGGATTTGGAGGTGGAGTGTTCTCTTGGAGAAATGTGATGGGTTCTATCGCCCATCAGCTTGGCTGTGTTGTCACTGCTTTCGATAGGCCTGGTTGGGGATTAACCGCTAGGCCTCATGTAAAGGATTTGGAAGAAAGAGAGTTGCCAAACCCTTACACTCTGGAAAGTCAG GTAGATATGCTTGTTGCTTTTTGCCACGAAATGGGGTTTGCTTCGGTAGTCTTGGTTGGCCATGATGATGGAGGTTTGATTGCTCTCAAGGCTGCACAAAGATTGGCAGCATCAAATGATGATGCCACCATCAAAGTGAAAGGAGTGGTTTTGCTTAATGTAAGCTTGACGAGGGAAGTAGTCCCAGCTTTTGCAAGAATACTTCTGCACACTTCACTAGGAAAGAAACACCTTGTTCGCCCGCTTTTGCGAACTGAGATAGCTCAGGTGGTGAACCGTCGAGCTTGGTATGATCCTGCCAAGATGACATCAGATGTCTTAAAGCTATACAAGGCACCACTCCATGTCGAAGGCTGGGACGAGGCGCTTCACGAGATAGGTAGACTCTCATCCGAGATGGTGCTTTCAACTCAAAATGCACAGTCGCTTCTCAAAGCAGTAGAAAGCTTACCAGTATTAGTCGTTGCTGGAGCAGAAGACGCACTTGTTCCCCTCAAGTCCTCCCAAGTCATGGCTTCAAAACTCTTTAACTCT AGGCTAGTAGCAATCTCAGGATGTGGTCATCTGCCGCATGAGGAGTGTCCAAAGGCGCTTCTGGCAGCCATGACCCCATTCATAAGCAGACTTGTACTTAGTGACTGA